One part of the Dermacentor andersoni chromosome 2, qqDerAnde1_hic_scaffold, whole genome shotgun sequence genome encodes these proteins:
- the LOC140215855 gene encoding uncharacterized protein, producing MALDFNKAFDNVTNNAIMNALSDLNVGERIYSYIKAFLADRTAKIPFASINSDTLQLGNKCTPQVSVLSPFQINITLMPMATLLAAIPNLSSALYTDDITLWTFRGNECDIESALQTGANIVPGCASRVVVTCS from the coding sequence ATGGCACTGGACTTCAAcaaagccttcgataatgtcaCCAACAATGCCATCATGAATGCCCTCTCCGACCTAAACGTGGGAGAGAGAATATACTCATACATCAAGGCTTTTCTAGCCGACAGAACGGCTAAAATACCATTCGCAAGTATCAACTCGGATACACTACAATTAGGAAACAAATGCACACCACAGGTGTCGGTGCTGTCACCCTTTCAGATCAACATAACCCTCATGCCCATGGCCACGCTTCTGGCCGCCATACCAAATTTATCATCGGCACTCTACACAGACGACATTACCCTCTGGACATTCAGGGGAAACGAATGTGATATCGAGAGCGCGCTACAGACGGGAGCGAATATAGTGCCCGGATGCGCCAGTAGAGTCGTAGTAACGTGCTCGTGA